One genomic segment of Helianthus annuus cultivar XRQ/B chromosome 14, HanXRQr2.0-SUNRISE, whole genome shotgun sequence includes these proteins:
- the LOC110907800 gene encoding uncharacterized protein LOC110907800, translating to METVDHLLCGCVVASSVWSQVSNWCKVSPLILFSVKDVAESAEYSNLGSKAKEAFHGITYVTAWCIWKVRNDKRFSNVEVKVEEIVQSIKSLGYLWYRNQSKDSFHKHPLSIFAYPYPPSTVTVTVVVVVIVVGMVSMVVVALLDRDI from the exons ATGGAGACCGTGGATCATCTGTTATGTGGGTGTGTTGTGGCTTCTTCCGTTTGGTCTCAAGTTAGTAACTGGTGCAAGGTGAGTCCGTTGATTTTGTTTTCAGTCAAAGACGTTGCTGAGTCGGCTGAGTATAGTAATCTGGGAAGCAAGGCTAAAGAGGCCTTCCATGGTATTACGTATGTGACCGCTTGGTGCATCTGGAAGGTGAGGAATGATAAACGGTTCTCAAATGTTGAAGTTAAAGTGGAAGAGATAGTGCAGAGTATAAAATCTCTTGGTTATTTATGGTATAGAAATCAGTCTAAAGATAG CTTTCATAAACATCCATTATCGATATTCGCTTATCCATATCCGCCATCCACCGTgacggtgacggtggtggtggtggtgatagtgGTCGGCATGGTgtcgatggtggtggtggcgttgCTCGATAGAGACATTTAA